A genomic segment from Thiomicrorhabdus aquaedulcis encodes:
- the rnpA gene encoding ribonuclease P protein component: MTSHIEHSTQPDSPSALPLKTSIDNTTLNPKKYAKSLLTKVNKVNKPDLSNGFSKSYRLLAPKEFQHVFAQAEKFANRNWTLIVRPNHEPIARLGLAVAKKQLQRAVWRNRVKRIAREAFRLHKESLSGYDIVVLGRKGMQDIDSETLHTSFLHLIRKIRHSGFKDRT; the protein is encoded by the coding sequence ATGACTTCACATATCGAACACTCAACTCAACCAGACTCACCCTCCGCGTTACCCCTTAAGACATCAATAGATAACACCACTCTAAATCCAAAAAAATACGCTAAGTCTTTGCTTACTAAGGTTAATAAAGTTAATAAGCCTGATTTATCTAATGGATTTTCTAAATCGTATCGTTTACTTGCCCCAAAAGAATTTCAACATGTGTTTGCACAGGCCGAAAAGTTTGCCAATCGCAACTGGACGTTGATTGTTCGACCTAACCACGAGCCCATAGCTCGTTTAGGATTGGCCGTAGCTAAAAAGCAGCTTCAGCGCGCGGTATGGCGTAACCGGGTAAAAAGAATTGCCCGCGAAGCATTTAGACTACATAAAGAGTCTTTAAGTGGTTATGATATTGTCGTTTTAGGACGCAAGGGAATGCAGGACATTGACAGTGAAACTCTGCACACGAGCTTTTTACATTTAATTCGTAAAATACGCCACAGTGGGTTTAAAGATCGAACTTAA